In the Qipengyuania pelagi genome, one interval contains:
- a CDS encoding BadF/BadG/BcrA/BcrD ATPase family protein, with translation MARYYLGFDVGGSKTRARLIDAGGTVIGTGEAGPGNTRMGIDRVKQVLLEAGRHSITAAGISDSEIGEIAMGAGIAGLSREGARNALENEDFPYAATIFATDGMIANLGAHGGQDGAILIIGTGSSAHVLHEGKSFTIGGYGFPISDEGSGAALGLSAMRHALRALDGRTKPTPLSSAITARFSHETPRAIAWMDEARPADYASFAPLVMDFAEADDEIARSIVEDAARHIERFIETIFERGAPRCALAGGLAPRMEPWLKARTVARLVPAQGDPVDGALYLAGYRPQR, from the coding sequence ATGGCGCGATATTATCTCGGTTTCGACGTGGGCGGCAGCAAGACGCGCGCGCGTCTGATCGATGCGGGCGGAACGGTTATCGGAACCGGCGAAGCAGGGCCCGGCAATACGCGCATGGGGATCGACCGGGTCAAACAGGTCCTGCTTGAAGCAGGCCGCCATTCCATTACCGCGGCAGGAATTTCAGACAGCGAAATCGGCGAGATCGCGATGGGGGCGGGGATTGCCGGATTGTCGCGCGAAGGGGCCCGTAATGCGCTTGAGAATGAGGATTTCCCCTATGCCGCGACCATCTTTGCCACCGATGGGATGATCGCCAATCTGGGCGCCCATGGCGGGCAGGACGGCGCCATCCTGATTATCGGCACCGGCAGTTCGGCGCATGTGCTGCATGAGGGGAAAAGCTTCACCATCGGCGGTTACGGCTTCCCGATTTCCGACGAAGGCAGCGGAGCCGCCCTCGGCCTCAGCGCGATGCGACACGCCTTGCGCGCGCTCGACGGGCGGACCAAGCCCACTCCGCTCAGCAGCGCGATCACGGCCCGCTTCAGCCACGAAACGCCGCGCGCGATCGCCTGGATGGATGAAGCGCGGCCCGCCGATTATGCGAGTTTTGCGCCGCTGGTGATGGATTTCGCCGAAGCGGATGACGAAATCGCCCGCTCCATCGTCGAGGATGCGGCGCGCCATATCGAGCGCTTCATCGAGACGATCTTCGAACGCGGCGCACCGCGATGCGCTCTTGCCGGTGGGCTCGCGCCGCGCATGGAGCCATGGCTGAAGGCGCGCACCGTCGCACGCCTGGTGCCCGCGCAGGGAGACCCGGTGGACGGCGCCCTGTATCTCGCGGGATACCGGCCTCAGCGATAG
- the nagA gene encoding N-acetylglucosamine-6-phosphate deacetylase, whose protein sequence is MSAHSLCGAKIVTPDGLRDGTAVAIEDGFIREIGPLDSPSDARMELEGGYLVAGFIDTQVNGGGGVLFNDEPTVETIEAIAQAHRRHGTTGLLPTFISDDLPSMRRAIEAVDAAIAAGVPGILGIHVEGPFISAERRGIHADRFVRAPTEAELDLLARPSRGVKLVTLAPEAVPAGTIACLRAAGVLVAAGHSTAGYATTRRALDEELDGFTHLFNAMTPFGSREPGMVGAALEDRNSRFGIIVDGHHVHPASLRVALAARGLDGAMLVTDAMPPAGTAMASFELQGRTITVADGALRGDDGTLAGSALTMDLALRNATEMLGLSLVDASRMASANPAAFLRMDTWRGTIAPGMVADLVHLDEALRVRRVWIAGKLYDYR, encoded by the coding sequence ATGAGCGCGCATAGTCTCTGCGGCGCGAAAATCGTCACGCCCGATGGCTTGCGGGACGGCACGGCAGTCGCCATCGAGGATGGCTTCATCCGCGAGATCGGGCCGCTCGACAGTCCATCGGACGCGCGCATGGAGCTGGAGGGTGGCTATCTCGTCGCGGGGTTCATCGATACCCAGGTCAATGGCGGCGGCGGCGTTCTGTTCAACGACGAACCGACCGTCGAAACGATAGAGGCCATCGCGCAGGCCCATCGACGCCATGGAACGACCGGCCTTCTCCCGACTTTCATCAGCGACGATCTCCCCTCCATGCGACGTGCGATCGAGGCCGTCGATGCAGCCATCGCGGCAGGCGTGCCGGGAATACTGGGCATCCATGTCGAGGGGCCATTCATCAGCGCGGAGCGTCGCGGCATTCACGCCGATCGGTTCGTTCGCGCACCAACGGAAGCGGAACTCGACCTGCTCGCTCGCCCATCCCGAGGCGTGAAACTCGTGACGCTCGCCCCCGAAGCGGTGCCTGCCGGGACGATCGCATGTCTGCGCGCAGCGGGAGTGCTGGTCGCCGCTGGCCATTCGACCGCCGGTTACGCGACGACGCGGCGCGCGCTGGACGAGGAGCTTGATGGGTTCACGCACCTGTTCAACGCGATGACGCCGTTCGGATCGCGTGAACCGGGCATGGTTGGCGCCGCGCTGGAAGATCGTAACAGCCGCTTCGGGATCATCGTCGATGGCCATCACGTCCACCCTGCCAGCCTGCGCGTGGCGCTCGCGGCGCGCGGGCTCGATGGGGCAATGCTGGTCACCGACGCGATGCCACCGGCTGGCACCGCGATGGCGAGCTTCGAATTGCAGGGCCGGACGATCACGGTCGCGGACGGCGCCTTGCGGGGCGATGACGGCACGCTCGCCGGAAGCGCATTGACGATGGATTTGGCCCTGCGCAACGCGACCGAGATGCTCGGCCTTTCGCTCGTGGATGCTAGCCGCATGGCGAGCGCCAATCCGGCCGCGTTTCTGCGAATGGATACCTGGCGCGGAACGATCGCGCCCGGCATGGTCGCCGATCTCGTCCATCTCGACGAGGCGCTTCGAGTGCGCCGCGTCTGGATCGCTGGAAAGCTCTACGACTATCGCTGA
- a CDS encoding SIS domain-containing protein, with protein MSGTGPELSQMAREAAEAPRRAALQRERNRNALREAARRIRALDPPFAITIARGSSDHAASFAKYLFETRLGIPTVSQSPSLATLFKATSPRLKGTLALAISQSGRSPDLIETASAARAAGATVVAMVNDETSPLAREADILLPLHAGEEHSIAATKSFIASLVAVADLVSALQTGEVLAKALDEIEAVLEKAYTRDWTAAIGPLSALDRLLVLGRGCTLPIAGEAALKFKEVARIHAEAFSSAEVAHGPMALIGEGDPVFAFAPGDAAQDSFLERLGSLHERGAQILSAGSANTCALPAIRSRDPAVEAIGMILSFYRLVEALARSRGLDPDRPPHLSKVTRTR; from the coding sequence ATGAGCGGGACCGGACCCGAACTGTCGCAAATGGCGCGCGAGGCAGCCGAAGCGCCCCGGCGGGCCGCCTTGCAGCGAGAGCGGAACCGCAATGCCCTGCGCGAAGCGGCACGGCGCATCCGCGCGCTCGATCCCCCCTTCGCCATCACGATCGCGCGCGGCTCGTCGGATCACGCGGCAAGCTTCGCCAAATATCTGTTCGAAACCCGTTTGGGCATTCCGACCGTGAGCCAGTCTCCCTCGCTCGCGACGCTCTTCAAGGCGACCTCACCGCGATTGAAAGGCACGCTCGCGCTGGCGATTTCGCAGTCCGGGCGGAGCCCCGATCTGATCGAGACCGCTTCTGCCGCGCGCGCGGCGGGCGCCACGGTGGTCGCGATGGTGAATGACGAGACTTCGCCGCTGGCACGCGAAGCGGATATCCTCCTTCCGCTTCATGCTGGGGAAGAGCACAGCATCGCCGCGACCAAGAGCTTCATCGCGTCGCTTGTGGCGGTGGCCGATCTCGTCTCCGCGTTGCAAACGGGCGAGGTGCTCGCAAAGGCTTTGGACGAAATCGAGGCCGTGCTGGAGAAGGCTTATACCCGCGATTGGACCGCCGCAATCGGGCCGCTGTCCGCCCTAGATCGCTTGCTCGTCCTCGGACGTGGATGCACGCTGCCGATCGCTGGTGAAGCGGCACTGAAATTCAAGGAAGTCGCGCGGATTCATGCCGAAGCCTTCAGCAGCGCGGAAGTCGCGCACGGTCCGATGGCGCTGATCGGTGAAGGCGACCCAGTCTTTGCCTTCGCGCCCGGCGACGCAGCACAGGACAGTTTCCTGGAACGGCTCGGATCGCTGCACGAGCGTGGCGCGCAGATCCTGTCGGCAGGCAGTGCGAACACTTGTGCCCTGCCCGCGATCCGATCGCGCGATCCTGCGGTCGAGGCGATCGGCATGATCCTGAGCTTCTATCGCCTTGTCGAAGCGCTCGCCCGAAGTCGTGGGCTCGATCCAGACCGCCCGCCCCATCTCTCCAAGGTCACGCGCACCCGATGA
- a CDS encoding N-acetylmuramic acid 6-phosphate etherase, translating into MSTESIDPELQEIDRWPLDKAVATILDGQARAVAAAARVSDAIASAASKAAARLGASGRIAYAGAGTSGRIGVQDGVELTPTFGWPEDRLAFFLAGGPEAMMRAVEGAEDDEPAGRAAVAETGLGQSDVLIGIAASGRTPFTLGVVREARARGVLTIAVANNPGSPLLDAGEHAILLDTGAEAIAGSTRLGAGTAQKAALNALSTAIMLELGLVYRGLMVNMRISNAKLERRAVAMIEKVAGVTQARARRNLALAEGDIRLAVLLALGHEADAAARALTSGEPFDALVERLRD; encoded by the coding sequence ATGAGCACCGAGAGTATCGACCCCGAGCTTCAGGAAATCGACCGCTGGCCGCTGGATAAGGCGGTCGCCACGATCCTCGACGGGCAAGCCCGTGCCGTGGCGGCGGCAGCGCGTGTGAGTGACGCGATCGCCAGTGCCGCCAGCAAGGCGGCGGCGCGTCTCGGCGCCAGCGGCCGGATCGCCTATGCCGGGGCGGGCACGTCGGGCCGGATCGGCGTGCAGGACGGCGTCGAACTCACGCCGACCTTCGGGTGGCCCGAGGATCGTCTGGCCTTCTTCCTCGCCGGAGGACCCGAAGCGATGATGCGCGCGGTCGAAGGCGCAGAGGATGACGAGCCTGCCGGAAGAGCGGCGGTAGCTGAAACGGGGCTGGGGCAGTCGGACGTGCTGATCGGGATCGCCGCCAGCGGACGCACGCCCTTCACTCTCGGAGTCGTGCGGGAAGCGCGTGCGCGCGGCGTCCTGACCATCGCTGTCGCCAACAATCCGGGCAGTCCGCTGCTGGACGCAGGCGAGCACGCCATTCTGCTCGATACGGGAGCGGAGGCGATCGCGGGGTCCACCCGCCTTGGTGCCGGAACCGCGCAGAAAGCCGCGCTCAACGCTTTGTCGACCGCGATCATGCTCGAGTTGGGTCTCGTTTATCGGGGCCTGATGGTGAACATGCGGATCAGCAATGCAAAGCTGGAGAGGCGCGCGGTCGCGATGATCGAGAAGGTCGCGGGCGTCACGCAGGCCCGAGCGCGCCGTAATCTCGCTCTGGCCGAGGGCGACATCCGCCTCGCGGTGCTCCTCGCGCTCGGCCACGAGGCGGACGCGGCGGCGCGTGCCCTCACGAGCGGTGAGCCTTTCGACGCGCTGGTCGAGCGGCTGCGCGATTAG
- a CDS encoding amidohydrolase family protein translates to MIRAVIALLAALAVAFAGLPASAQQDRATLIRNARIFDATGAPAFNGDVLIRDGVIAQIAPRIRRPRGAVVVDAKGRTLIPGLHDLHTHLRSPAYSAPEDMAKAWAAYLVNGVTTVNDYSLSAEMLEPIRAITSGPDAIWAPHLNLAIRAGVPGGHGTEYGWGDFFTMKAASPRAGHLAMARALPYRPDVVKVFADGWRYDRGPDLNSMNTGTLAAIVADAHARSIPVVTHTVTLEGAKVAAAAGVDAVVHGIGDVRADDELIDLMRDKGTGYVSTLVVYEPGDVRAVADGEKSVLSSPELAREAGRAARGNRVVEPQVTARWEVLKANLKAMHAAKIPIGVGTDAGIGGVYHGSAAIREIGWLVELGLTPAEALIAATRTSAEIMGQADRHGTIAVGMRADLVLVDGRPDEDIADLWKVARVWKAGSDVPLRELRARQNDPVMTPLPTVQMTGPILTGARRDGRTDLDTLPVDSTDAGSDHSDIAFVHRHGPDGAQPIFSLATFGAGARPFAQLVLPLTKGAVLPADASRFAGIAFKARGAGTYRLRLESYGLDGSDWFRANFKAGEEAREIRLPFSAFTSTGDAQLDLARLRALRFELTGEPGGRGWLELDDVRFY, encoded by the coding sequence ATGATCCGCGCTGTCATCGCCCTGCTCGCCGCGCTTGCCGTCGCGTTCGCGGGCCTGCCTGCCAGCGCCCAGCAGGACCGGGCGACTCTGATCCGCAACGCGCGCATCTTCGATGCCACCGGCGCGCCCGCCTTCAATGGCGATGTCCTGATCCGCGATGGAGTTATTGCCCAGATCGCTCCACGCATTCGCCGCCCGCGCGGCGCGGTGGTGGTCGATGCGAAGGGGCGTACCCTGATCCCCGGCCTGCACGACCTTCACACCCATCTGCGTTCGCCCGCCTATTCCGCACCCGAAGACATGGCGAAAGCCTGGGCGGCCTATCTCGTCAACGGCGTGACCACGGTGAACGATTATTCGCTCTCTGCCGAAATGCTGGAGCCGATCCGCGCCATCACCAGCGGACCAGACGCGATCTGGGCCCCGCATCTCAATCTCGCGATCCGCGCGGGCGTGCCGGGCGGGCATGGCACCGAATATGGCTGGGGCGACTTCTTCACGATGAAGGCCGCCAGTCCGCGCGCCGGCCATCTCGCGATGGCGCGCGCCCTGCCCTATCGGCCCGATGTGGTCAAAGTGTTCGCCGATGGGTGGCGATACGATCGCGGCCCGGACCTCAATTCGATGAATACCGGCACACTCGCCGCGATCGTCGCGGATGCCCATGCGCGTAGCATTCCGGTGGTGACGCACACCGTCACGCTGGAAGGCGCGAAAGTCGCGGCGGCGGCGGGCGTCGATGCGGTGGTTCACGGGATCGGAGACGTCCGGGCTGACGACGAATTGATCGACCTGATGCGCGACAAGGGAACGGGTTATGTCTCGACCCTGGTCGTCTACGAACCGGGCGACGTGCGCGCGGTGGCGGATGGGGAGAAAAGCGTCCTGTCCTCCCCCGAACTGGCGCGTGAGGCGGGCCGGGCCGCGCGCGGCAATCGCGTGGTCGAACCGCAGGTCACCGCGCGGTGGGAGGTCCTCAAGGCCAATCTCAAGGCCATGCACGCCGCGAAAATCCCCATCGGCGTCGGGACGGATGCGGGGATCGGCGGCGTCTATCACGGCAGCGCCGCCATTCGCGAGATCGGCTGGCTGGTCGAACTCGGTCTGACGCCCGCCGAAGCGCTGATCGCGGCGACGCGTACCAGCGCCGAAATCATGGGTCAGGCGGACCGCCACGGAACGATCGCCGTAGGGATGCGCGCCGATCTCGTGCTCGTGGATGGTCGCCCGGACGAGGATATCGCCGACCTCTGGAAGGTCGCGCGCGTCTGGAAGGCGGGCAGCGACGTGCCGCTTAGGGAGCTTCGCGCTCGCCAGAACGATCCGGTGATGACGCCGCTACCCACCGTTCAAATGACCGGGCCGATCCTGACGGGTGCCCGCAGAGACGGGCGGACCGATCTCGACACCTTGCCGGTCGATTCGACCGATGCGGGCAGCGATCACAGCGACATCGCTTTCGTCCATCGCCATGGGCCTGACGGCGCGCAGCCGATCTTCAGCCTCGCAACCTTCGGGGCGGGCGCGCGTCCGTTCGCGCAGCTGGTCCTCCCGCTGACGAAGGGAGCGGTGCTGCCCGCCGATGCCAGCCGTTTCGCGGGCATCGCCTTCAAGGCGCGCGGGGCGGGGACTTATCGCCTCCGCCTCGAAAGCTATGGCCTCGACGGTTCTGACTGGTTTCGAGCGAACTTCAAAGCTGGCGAGGAAGCGCGCGAAATCCGACTGCCCTTCTCCGCTTTCACGAGCACCGGGGACGCGCAGCTCGACCTCGCAAGGCTGCGTGCCTTGCGTTTCGAACTGACGGGCGAACCCGGTGGGCGCGGCTGGCTGGAACTGGACGATGTGCGCTTCTACTGA
- a CDS encoding S9 family peptidase encodes MRFFTLLLATLVSLQSPLFAQENRSAPVKDVGHSSALAERLAIPFASGLAGAADTPVFAWVENARGVRNVMVARAGESARRLTDYREDDGIEIYGLALSPDGTKLAFVRGGDASFADDGLPNTGQAVEAPEQTVYLADLDNDTAPRAIGRGHDPLFAPDGRSLLFVRSGTIMVSTGEGEARRVADLRENAGDFSWSPDGTRILFRELRSGHSIIGVVDIVRESLRYLGATLGHSSDPAFSPDGQAVAFIQFRDPPARFEDSRQSFWSVRVADLATGNVRTVWSAPEGEGGQYYGTRGRNLFWTASDHLLFPYEGSGWLHIMAVPARGGPARDLTPDANEVENFVPTPDGRSVVYSANPGDLDSRTLWQVDIASGADRQLTDDRQFAFFPVFGGNRLAATLTDARSPAHMVLIDGMEALGAKPTVAAYPTPQSVRFTAEDGTSIHGQYFRGAGEGPRPALIFAHGGPRRQMVAGFHPIFYYHNTYIRNQEFAAQGYDVLSVNFRSGTNYGRAFREAPRTGREGASEYQDILAGARWLAAQPCVDPARIGIWGGSWGGYLAALALARDSDVFAAGVDLHGVHAMVRPVPDSYAPDEALAIQRLQWDSSPMGAIEKWSSPVLLIHGDDDRNVDYRQSLLLARELTARGVPFEELAIPNERHDFFRYESWLEALERTGDFFDRRLEPAR; translated from the coding sequence ATGCGGTTCTTCACACTCCTGCTCGCCACGCTGGTTTCGCTCCAGTCGCCCTTGTTCGCGCAGGAGAATCGATCCGCCCCGGTAAAGGATGTCGGACACTCCTCAGCTCTGGCTGAGCGCCTTGCGATCCCCTTCGCCTCCGGCCTCGCGGGAGCCGCCGATACGCCCGTTTTCGCCTGGGTCGAGAACGCGCGCGGCGTGCGCAATGTCATGGTCGCGCGCGCGGGAGAGAGCGCTCGCAGGCTCACCGATTACCGCGAAGACGACGGGATCGAGATTTACGGCCTCGCTCTGTCGCCCGATGGGACCAAGCTTGCCTTCGTTCGTGGCGGCGACGCTTCGTTCGCCGATGATGGCTTGCCCAACACCGGACAGGCCGTGGAAGCACCAGAGCAGACGGTCTATCTCGCCGATCTCGACAACGACACAGCGCCGCGCGCGATCGGTAGAGGGCATGACCCCTTGTTCGCGCCCGACGGACGCTCGCTCCTCTTCGTGAGGAGCGGAACGATCATGGTATCGACCGGAGAGGGCGAGGCGCGCCGGGTTGCGGATCTGCGTGAAAATGCGGGCGATTTCAGCTGGTCGCCCGATGGGACGCGCATCCTGTTTCGCGAATTGCGGTCAGGTCATAGCATTATCGGGGTTGTCGACATCGTTCGCGAAAGCCTGCGCTATCTCGGCGCGACGCTCGGCCATTCGAGCGATCCCGCCTTTTCACCCGATGGCCAAGCGGTCGCCTTCATCCAGTTCCGCGATCCCCCCGCACGCTTCGAAGACAGCCGCCAATCCTTCTGGTCGGTGCGCGTGGCGGATCTGGCGACCGGAAATGTCCGCACCGTTTGGTCGGCGCCGGAAGGCGAAGGCGGGCAATATTACGGGACGCGCGGGCGCAACCTCTTCTGGACGGCATCGGACCATCTGCTGTTTCCCTACGAAGGGAGCGGCTGGCTTCATATCATGGCGGTGCCCGCCAGGGGCGGGCCTGCGCGCGATCTGACACCCGATGCCAACGAGGTCGAGAATTTCGTGCCCACGCCGGATGGGCGAAGCGTGGTCTATTCCGCCAATCCCGGCGATCTCGACAGCCGCACGCTGTGGCAGGTCGATATCGCCAGCGGCGCGGACCGGCAGCTGACCGATGATCGACAATTCGCCTTCTTCCCGGTCTTTGGTGGCAATCGCCTCGCCGCAACGCTGACCGACGCGCGATCGCCCGCGCATATGGTGCTGATCGATGGAATGGAGGCGCTCGGCGCAAAACCGACTGTCGCGGCCTATCCCACGCCGCAATCGGTTCGTTTCACGGCTGAGGATGGCACGAGCATCCACGGCCAGTATTTTCGCGGCGCGGGCGAAGGCCCCCGCCCGGCGCTGATCTTCGCCCATGGCGGCCCGCGCCGTCAGATGGTCGCGGGCTTCCATCCGATCTTCTATTACCACAACACCTATATCCGAAATCAGGAATTCGCGGCCCAGGGGTATGACGTCCTGTCGGTCAATTTCCGCAGCGGCACGAATTACGGCCGCGCCTTTCGCGAAGCGCCCAGGACGGGGCGCGAGGGAGCCTCGGAATATCAGGATATTCTCGCAGGCGCGCGCTGGCTGGCGGCGCAGCCTTGCGTCGATCCGGCGCGCATCGGAATCTGGGGCGGAAGCTGGGGCGGCTATCTCGCCGCACTCGCGCTCGCGCGGGACAGCGATGTGTTCGCGGCAGGTGTCGATCTCCACGGCGTGCACGCGATGGTGCGCCCCGTGCCCGACAGCTACGCGCCGGACGAAGCCCTGGCGATCCAGCGCCTGCAATGGGACAGCTCGCCCATGGGCGCGATCGAGAAGTGGAGTTCGCCCGTCCTCCTGATCCACGGCGACGATGATCGGAACGTCGATTATCGCCAGTCGCTCCTGCTGGCCCGCGAATTGACCGCGCGCGGCGTGCCTTTCGAGGAACTTGCGATACCCAATGAACGCCACGATTTCTTCCGCTACGAAAGCTGGCTCGAAGCGCTCGAGAGGACCGGCGACTTCTTCGATCGCAGGCTGGAGCCGGCCCGATGA
- a CDS encoding serine hydrolase domain-containing protein, with translation MIDIERAFAPARHMVEDGRMPCAALGVISRDGTSAIAYQGDAAIAPEREELTREHWFDLASVSKIIATTTMVLKLAEEGRLDLDAPLTSAIPDLRQYDVEHAAERRITFRQCLAHQTFLPAVFPIYTYGDDPLRMRAFVLQREWTHGAPVYSDINFILLGIAIERITGEPLSAWPLGKGLSYGPPPGPAVSTEFCTWRNRILKGEVHDENAAALGAAPGHAGLFGTVDGVLEFARSLMAGEVLSPASMRLIRTSQFHHRTHGWELPYGGWSGGEACSRTTIGHTGFTGTGLWVDFERGMAWTLLTNRVHPTRHRDRAIYELRPEIGRSVVEAWDAAH, from the coding sequence ATGATCGACATAGAACGCGCCTTTGCCCCCGCTCGCCATATGGTCGAGGATGGGCGTATGCCCTGCGCGGCGCTTGGCGTCATCTCTCGGGATGGCACCAGCGCGATAGCCTACCAAGGCGATGCGGCGATCGCGCCCGAGCGCGAGGAGCTGACGCGCGAACACTGGTTCGATCTCGCCTCCGTTTCAAAGATCATCGCGACCACCACGATGGTTCTTAAACTGGCGGAAGAGGGACGGCTCGATCTTGATGCTCCGCTGACGAGCGCGATACCCGATCTGCGGCAATACGATGTCGAACACGCGGCTGAGCGGCGGATCACCTTTCGCCAGTGCCTTGCCCACCAGACCTTCCTGCCCGCAGTTTTCCCAATCTACACTTATGGCGACGATCCCCTGCGTATGCGGGCCTTCGTGCTGCAGCGCGAATGGACGCACGGCGCGCCGGTCTATTCCGACATCAATTTCATCCTGCTCGGGATCGCGATTGAGCGGATAACGGGCGAGCCGTTGTCAGCCTGGCCGCTCGGCAAGGGACTGTCCTACGGTCCGCCGCCCGGCCCGGCGGTCTCGACCGAATTCTGCACCTGGCGCAACCGGATACTCAAGGGGGAAGTGCATGACGAGAACGCCGCAGCCCTAGGGGCGGCGCCGGGCCATGCGGGCCTGTTCGGCACGGTCGACGGCGTGCTCGAGTTCGCGCGCAGCTTGATGGCGGGCGAAGTGCTGTCCCCTGCTTCGATGCGGCTCATCCGAACATCGCAGTTCCATCACCGCACGCATGGATGGGAGCTGCCTTATGGTGGCTGGTCCGGGGGAGAAGCGTGTTCCCGCACCACGATCGGACACACTGGCTTTACGGGAACCGGGCTGTGGGTGGATTTCGAGCGCGGGATGGCGTGGACGCTCCTGACCAATCGCGTCCACCCGACACGCCATCGCGACCGCGCCATCTACGAATTGCGGCCCGAGATCGGGCGCAGCGTCGTCGAAGCCTGGGACGCGGCGCATTAG
- a CDS encoding permease: protein MPLYLLLGFSAGLPFFMFNAVLLLRLARHDIDIVTIGYFAWVALLPTFKFLWSPLLDRFSVPGFSRFWGKRRGWIMLSQLGIFASMVGMAFTSADTNLPLVALFAILLAFWTTTLEVAADGWRIELAPTQEAQAPIVAANLWGYRSAMVAAGSGAVLIAARADWTFAYLAIALAAFAPFPVLALTRQEPGTDSSRGTALLNGVAIGTAILTASCAIVAILGWMALTMLAGAGIDSETNLTPAVIAIALAPFALLAIALPRIKRLPSDAPLLRSTTLGPFVDIFWRYGFATLVVLGFVSLYRVGDVLALTLSHPMWDARGYSLDQIGIADGAIALPASMVGVALGSWMVAKWRLSWALAAGALVAALGNWVYVWLWWRPPEGWVLYASVAVDQFGNGLAGAVFVVYLSMLVNPRFPAAQYAFLSGFAFLLARLLAGASGEMQQAIGYDGFLVLTGAASIAAIVFLPFLARIRSRGNSAGPQEAA from the coding sequence TTGCCGCTTTATCTTCTTCTCGGTTTTTCGGCCGGCCTGCCTTTCTTCATGTTCAACGCCGTCCTGCTGTTGCGGCTGGCACGGCACGACATCGATATCGTCACCATCGGCTATTTCGCCTGGGTGGCGTTGCTACCCACGTTCAAATTCCTCTGGTCGCCATTGCTCGATCGGTTTTCGGTGCCGGGCTTTTCGCGGTTCTGGGGCAAGCGGCGCGGATGGATCATGCTGTCCCAGCTCGGCATTTTCGCAAGCATGGTGGGCATGGCTTTCACCAGTGCCGACACCAACCTTCCGCTCGTCGCGTTGTTCGCGATCCTGCTCGCCTTCTGGACGACAACGCTGGAAGTGGCCGCCGATGGCTGGCGTATCGAGCTTGCCCCCACCCAGGAAGCGCAGGCGCCGATCGTGGCGGCCAATCTGTGGGGCTATCGCAGCGCGATGGTGGCGGCGGGCAGCGGTGCGGTGCTGATCGCCGCGCGTGCGGACTGGACGTTCGCCTATCTAGCGATCGCTCTGGCCGCTTTCGCGCCCTTTCCTGTCCTTGCCCTGACGCGCCAAGAGCCCGGAACCGATAGCAGTCGCGGGACCGCGCTTCTCAATGGCGTGGCGATCGGAACCGCGATCCTAACCGCTTCTTGTGCGATCGTCGCCATTCTCGGCTGGATGGCCCTTACCATGCTTGCGGGCGCGGGAATCGATTCCGAGACGAATCTGACGCCCGCAGTGATCGCGATCGCTCTTGCGCCATTCGCGCTGCTTGCCATTGCCCTGCCGCGCATCAAACGCCTTCCGAGCGATGCCCCCCTGCTCCGCTCGACCACTCTGGGGCCGTTTGTCGATATCTTCTGGCGCTACGGCTTCGCCACGCTGGTCGTGCTCGGCTTCGTCTCGCTTTACCGCGTGGGCGATGTGCTGGCGCTCACGCTGTCGCATCCGATGTGGGATGCGCGCGGCTATTCGCTCGATCAGATCGGTATTGCCGATGGGGCGATCGCTTTGCCAGCGAGCATGGTGGGTGTGGCGCTGGGCAGCTGGATGGTGGCGAAATGGCGCCTGTCCTGGGCGCTGGCGGCAGGCGCGCTGGTCGCCGCCTTGGGCAATTGGGTCTATGTCTGGTTGTGGTGGCGGCCGCCCGAAGGCTGGGTGCTCTACGCCAGCGTGGCCGTCGACCAATTCGGCAACGGGCTCGCGGGCGCGGTTTTCGTGGTGTATCTTTCGATGCTGGTCAATCCACGCTTTCCGGCGGCGCAATACGCCTTCCTGTCGGGCTTCGCTTTCCTGCTCGCACGCTTGCTGGCGGGCGCATCGGGGGAGATGCAGCAGGCGATCGGCTATGATGGCTTTTTAGTCCTGACCGGCGCGGCCAGTATCGCCGCGATCGTCTTCCTTCCTTTCCTTGCCCGCATTCGCTCGCGTGGAAACAGCGCGGGGCCTCAGGAGGCCGCATGA